The following are from one region of the Bos mutus isolate GX-2022 chromosome 18, NWIPB_WYAK_1.1, whole genome shotgun sequence genome:
- the KCTD15 gene encoding BTB/POZ domain-containing protein KCTD15, with amino-acid sequence MPHRKERPSGSSLHAHGSTGTAEGGSMSRLSLTRSPVSPLAAQGIPLPAQLTKSNAPVHIDVGGHMYTSSLATLTKYPDSRISRLFNGTEPIVLDSLKQHYFIDRDGEIFRYVLSFLRTSKLLLPDDFKDFSLLYEEARYYQLQPMVRELERWQQEQEQRRRSRACDCLVVRVTPDLGERIALSGEKALIEEVFPETGDVMCNSVNAGWNQDPTHVIRFPLNGYCRLNSVQVLERLFQRGFSVAASCGGGVDSSQFSEYVLCREERRPQPTPTAVRIKQEPLD; translated from the exons ATGCCTCACCGCAAGGAGCGGCCGAGCGGGTCCTCGCTTCACGCCCACGGCAGCACCGGCACGGCG GAGGGAGGAAGCATGTCTCGGTTGTCTCTTACCCGGTCGCCTGTGTCTCCCCTGGCCGCCCAGGGGATCCCGCTGCCAGCCCAGCTCACGAAGTCCAATGCGCCTGTGCACATCGACGTGGGCGGCCACATGTACACCAGCAGCCTGGCCACGCTCACCAAGTACCCAGACTCCAG AATAAGCCGCCTCTTCAATGGCACCGAGCCCATTGTCCTGGACAGTTTGAAGCAACACTATTTCATCGACCGGGATGGGGAGATTTTCCGCTATGTTTTGAGCTTCCTGCGGACATCcaaactgctgcttcctgatgACTTCAAG GACTTCAGCCTGCTGTACGAGGAGGCGCGCTATTAccagctacagcccatggtgcgCGAGCTGGAGCGCTGGCAGCAGGAGCAGGAGCAGCGGCGCCGCAGCCGGGCCTGCGACTGCCTGGTGGTGCGGGTCACGCCGGACCTGGGCGAGCGGATCGCGCTCAGCGGCGAGAAGGCCCTCATCGAGGAGGTCTTCCCCGAGACCGGGGACGTCATGTGCAACTCGGTCAACGCTGGTTGGAACCAGGACCCCACGCACGTCATCCGCTTCCCGCTCAACGGCTACTGCCGGCTCAACTCGGTGCAG GTCCTGGAGAGGCTCTTCCAGAGGGGTTTCAGCGTGGCTGCATCCTGCGGGGGGGGCGTGGACTCCTCCCAGTTCAGCGAGTATGTGCTTTGCCGGGAGGAGCGGCGACCACAGCCCACCCCCACTGCCGTCCGAATAAAGCAGGAGCCCCTGGACTAG